The genomic interval GGTCCCGGTGTCGGGATCGGCCTATACCTATAGCTATGCCGTGATGGGCGAGCTGATCGCATGGATGGTCGGCTGGGCGCTGATCCTCGAATATGCGGTCGCCGCGGGCGCCGTGTCGGTCGGCTGGTCGGGCTATGTCGTCGGGCTGATCGAGCATAGTTTCGGGCTCGACATACCCGCGAAATTCGTCCTCGGGCCGTTCGACGGCGGCATGATCAACCTGCCCGCGATGTTCATCGCGGGGCTGGTGACCTTCCTGCTCGTCATCGGCACGCGCGAATCGGCGACGGTCAATGCGATCCTCGTCGTGATCAAGGTCGCCGCGCTCACCCTCTTCATCATCCTCGCCGTGCCGGTGATGAATATGGAGAGCTTCGAGCCCTTCGCCCCGCTCGGCATCGCGGGCATCGGCGCCGCCGCGGCGTCGATCTTCTTCGCCTATGTCGGCTTCGACGCGGTTTCGACCGCGGCCGAGGAAACCAAGAACCCGCAGCGCAACATGCCGATCGGCCTGATCGGCAGCCTCGCGATCTGCACCATCTTCTACCTGCTCGTCGCCGCGGGCGTCATCGGCACCGTCGGCGCGCAGCCGGTCGGCATCGACGCCGCGACGGGCCATGCGCTCGAACCCGGCAGCCGCGAGCTTGCCGCGGCGTGCGGCGCGATCGGCGACCAGGCGGTGGTCTGCTCGAAGGAAGCCCTCGCGTGGACGATGCGCGAGATCGGCTGGCCGCAAATCGGCAACCTCATCGGCCTCGCCGCCGGTCTCGCGCTGCCGTCGGTCATCCTGATGATGATGTTCGGCCAGACCCGCATCTTCTTCGTGATGAGCCGCGACGGCCTGCTCCCGCAGGCCTTCTCGAAGATCCATCCGAAGTTCAACACGCCGCACGTGATCACGATCATCACCGGCATCGCGGTCGCGCTGTTCGCCGCCTTCTTCCCGGTGGGGCAGTTGGCGAACATCTCGAACTCGGGCACGCTCTTCGCCTTTGCCGCGGTGTCGATCGCGGTGATGGTGATCCGCCGCACCGATCCGGGCCGTCACCGCCCGTTCCGCACGCCGATGATCTATGTCACCGCGCCGATCGCGATCGCGGGCTGCATCTATCTCTTCTTCAACCTCGACCAGAAGAGCATCAACCTCTTCCTGATCTGGGCCGCGGTCGGCCTGGTCGTCTACTTCGTCTACAGCCGCAGGCGCAGCCATGTCGGCCTGGGCCATGTCGAGGTGCATGAGGACGACGCCGACGCCCCGCCGCCGCCGGTCCCGCCGGCACCGTCGTTCAACTGACGGTTCGAATGATCATACGGGAAAGGAGGCTTCGGCCTCCTTTCTTTTTAGCTGTATCCGATGAGACGATGGCAGCAATCCACTGGGAGCGGACCTATGTTTCATCGTCACCCCGGACTTGATCCGGGGTCCCGCTTGATGCCGAAGACCGGCGATGCCCCAAAAAGCGGGATCCCGGGTCAAGCCCGGGATGACGAGGGGCTGAAACCGACCGGTAGCGGACATTGCGCTTTAAAATATCCGTTCGCATCGAGCGAAGTCGAGATGCCCCTCGGGCCAGGCGCTACATCGATGGGTGTCTCGACTTCGACCAAAGGTCGAAGTTTATCCTGAGCGCCTGCCAAGGCAGTCGAAGGGCTCGACACGAACGGAACAAGGGAACATCCGCTGCCGACGGATTGCTGCCGTCTCTTTATTCGTCACCCCGGACTTGATCCGGGGTCCCGCTTGATGCCGAAGACCGGTCGACGCCCCAAAGCGGGATCCCGGGTCAAGCCCGGGATGACGGAAGTGGAGGAGAGCTATGGCAACTCTCCACCCCAGAGCCGCCACTTATCGGCAACAGTCCGTCGCGTCAGAAGGGCGTGCGCGGCGCCGTTCCCGGGCGGGTGAACAGCTTGCCGCGTTCGGCCCAGAAAACGAGCGCAAGGCCGACGACGGCCGAGATCAGGAAGGCATAGGCCAGCGGCAGCGTCGTGCCGTCATATTGCTGGCCGATCGTCGCGCCGACGGTCGCCGCGAGCAGCGTCTTGGCGAAGCTCTGATACGACGAGGCGACGCCCGCCATATGCCCGAAATCCTCCATCGCGATCGACCCGAAATTGCTGCCG from uncultured Sphingopyxis sp. carries:
- a CDS encoding amino acid permease, with product MLFDRVKPLDAILATAEKKSLTRTLGAFQLTMLGIGAVIGTGIFVLTAEAAQKAGPGMMVSFIIAGFVCAFAALCYAEMASMVPVSGSAYTYSYAVMGELIAWMVGWALILEYAVAAGAVSVGWSGYVVGLIEHSFGLDIPAKFVLGPFDGGMINLPAMFIAGLVTFLLVIGTRESATVNAILVVIKVAALTLFIILAVPVMNMESFEPFAPLGIAGIGAAAASIFFAYVGFDAVSTAAEETKNPQRNMPIGLIGSLAICTIFYLLVAAGVIGTVGAQPVGIDAATGHALEPGSRELAAACGAIGDQAVVCSKEALAWTMREIGWPQIGNLIGLAAGLALPSVILMMMFGQTRIFFVMSRDGLLPQAFSKIHPKFNTPHVITIITGIAVALFAAFFPVGQLANISNSGTLFAFAAVSIAVMVIRRTDPGRHRPFRTPMIYVTAPIAIAGCIYLFFNLDQKSINLFLIWAAVGLVVYFVYSRRRSHVGLGHVEVHEDDADAPPPPVPPAPSFN